Sequence from the Methanobacterium alkalithermotolerans genome:
AGAAAGAACCAGTATGGAGACATTTCCCTTATGCCCCTCCTGTGAAAAAGAATATCGTGATGTGGAAAATAGACGATATCATGCCGAAGCGACTTGTTGCAGTGAGTGTGGGCCTTCTGTTTTCTTATATAAAGAACAAAAACTGGAAGTAGATAACCCTGTAAAAAAAGCAGCCCAACTGCTGGATAAGGGGAAAATATTGGCCATAAAAGGCATAGGTGGAACTCACCTGGTATGTAATGTTAATCAGGAAGATGTCGTCATAGAAATGAGAAAAAGATTAGGGCGTTTTAACCAGCCCTTTGCCTGTATGTCTCCTGATCTTAAAACCGTCCAAACTTTTGCCCAGGTATCAAAGCTGGAACAAAAGGCCCTGGAATCCCGAAGAAGACCCATTGTGGTATTAAAAAAAAGTGAAAATTATGACTTTGCCCCTTCAGTAGCTCCGGATCTGCATAACATAGGGATTATGCTGGCCTATTCCGGGCTTCATCATCTTCTCTTTAGCCACAGCTCCCAACCAGCGTATATCATGACTTCTGCTAATCTACCCGGAGAGCCCATGTTAATCCATAATCATGAAATTATGGAAAATCTGGAAGGTGTTGCTGATTATTTCCTCTTACATGATCGGGAGATAATAAACCGCTGCGATGATTCAGTGGTACGTTTTAGAGGAGATGATATGGCCTTTATTCGCCGTTCAAGAGGATATGCTCCAGAACCATATGATCTATCCTCCCTAACACAAGACCTGACAGTCCTGGCTTTAGGTCCTGAAATAGATGTTACTTTTTCTCTTTTAAAGCAAGGTCGCTGCTATTTATCCCAGCATATAGGGGATACCACTAAATATGCCACCTACCTGTATCTGCAGGAAGCCATAGAATACCTGCTGGATATAACCAAAACAGAAACTGTGGATATGGTAGCCTGTGATTTGCATCCCCAATTTTTCACCACCCAGCTGGCAGAAAAATTATCTGAAAAGTTCTCCTGTCCGGTGCTGCCTGTTCAGCACCATCATGCTCATGCTGCCGCTCTTTCAGTGGATGTAAATGAAAGTGAAATGATTTGTATTGCTGCAGATGGAGTAGGATATGGTGCAGATGGAAGTGCCTGGGGAGGGGAAATATTATATACTAATGAAGATTCCTACCAGCGCTTAGGTAGCCTTATGCCTCAAAAAATGGCCGGAGGAGATTTATGTACCCGTTATCCTGCCAGAATGTTATATTCCATGCTTGAGAATCAATATTCGGAAGCTGATCTTTATGAATTAATGGTAAATAATTATAAGGAATACTTCCCCCGGGGAAAACCAGAAATTGATATTTTAAAGCAGCAGCTGGATCGTGAATTTAATGTAGGAATCACCAGTAGTACAGGAAGAGTGTTGGACGCCATATCCACTTCCCTCCATATCTGCGGGGAACGTACTTACGAAGGGGAGTGTGCTATGAAACTGGAATCAGTGGCATTTTATGGGGAAGAAAAGTTCCAGATACCTTTTGAAATAAAAAAAGATCAGGGAAGATATGTGCTGGATACTTCAGTTCTTTTAAAAGGAGTGATGGATAAAATCCAGGCAGGTGAAATGAAAAAGAATATTGCCTTTGCTGCTCAAAAGAGTTTGTCCCATGGACTGGCTGCCCTGGCCATTAAATCTGCTGATAAAAAAGGATTAGAGGTTATTGGAGGATCGGGAGGGGTTTTCTATAATGAAGCTATCAGTCTGGCCATAAAAAATTATGTGGAAACACGTGGATATAAATTTGTTCAGCACCAAAGCTCCTGTGCAGGAGACGGATCAGTATCATTAGGTCAGGCCGCCATAGCTGCTTATAAATATGGAAAATAAGATATTCATAATTTTATATATTTTAAAAGCTATTTAAATAAAAAAGATATTAGTTGAGGTTTGTGGCGAATAAAATATTCCTTAATATCGTTTTAATCCAGGCCCCACAAACAAAAATCAATTAATATGTCCCCTTTCCAGAATTTAAATTAAAATAATTACTTATTTAATCATCCTTAGAACCTTCAATTTCCAATAAAAGATCTTCTGCTCTTTTTTTTAGAGTTTCATATAATCTTATTAGGCTTTTTAATTCTTCTATAGCTTCCCATTGCCCCATACGTATTCTTTTTTCTATGTTGAGTAGTTTTGACCACTCTTCACCTGAAGGAAGTTGTTTCCTGCTCAGGGCTTTTTCAGTAATATCCACTTCAAATGAAGTCTGATTAATGATTATGTTCACAGTAATATCCCGGGACATGTCATAATACTTACGGGGCCTGCCCCTTTCAATCTTTTTGAAAGAAGACCTGAGAATTCCAAGAGATTCCATAGCTCTTAAATGTTCTATAATTGCTTTTTGTCCAATTTCAAGCTCTTTAGATATTTGGCTCACGAATCTAGGTTCTTCTCTTAAAAGAGTAATTATTTCACGCCTTGTACGGCAGCCCATAACATCAAGTATGGCCTCTATATCCATCTCATCAAATGAATTTTCAGTCATCAAACTACTATTGTAGAAAGGTTTATATAACCTTTTGTAACTATAATCATAAGAGGACATAGTATAACCTCTGGTAACTTTAATTCCAGAAAGTTATTTGAAGAGAGAATCATTTTTATTTTATTTAAATCATGGAAAAGGTGAATTAATGTGGGACGATAAGGATATAAAAAAACTCAAAGCTGAATTAAAAGAAAAAGAATCTCTTATAGAAGAAAAAGATAGCGCCCTTCAAGAAGCACTGGTCCAGATAGAAGAAATGGAAAAAAAGCTAAAAAAAAATGAAGAAGAGCTTAATAAAGAAGAAGAAAAAAGTTCAGAATATTATTCTCAATTACAAAGGATACATGCAGATTTTGATAATTATAAAAAACATTCTGCAAAACAACACGCCCATACCATTGATTACGCAACTGAAGGACTTATTTTAAAAATTCTGGATGTTTATCAGGATTTTGAACGTGCTTTAGAGAGTTGTCAAACTGAAAAAGACCTTAGAGAAGGATTAGAACTAATTTACAGCAAACTTAAAACTATACTGGAAAAGGAAGGATTAAAAGAAATACCTGCTCAGGGTGAAAAATTCGATCCATTTAAACATGAAGCATTAATGGCAGAAGATCATTCTGAATTTGAAAATGGTATGGTTATAGATGAATTAAGTAAAGGATACATCTTAAAAGATAAGGTAATTAAATATTCCATGGTTAAAGTTTGTAAAAAAAATGATTCTTAAGAGTTTATTATATTAAAATTTATTAAGAATTTGATTTATAAAAAAAAGACCAAATAAGATATTTTAAAAAAATCAGTGTTTTAAATTAATTTAAATCAATTTAAAGATTTGAGGTGAATTTATGGCAAATAAAAAAGAAAAAATTATTGGTATTGATTTAGGAACAAGTAACTCTGCAGCTGCCGTTCTGGTAGGGGGGAAACCAACCATGGTTCCTGCTGCAGAAGGTGCATCCCAGTATGGTAAAGCTTTCCCCAGTTACGTGGCATTTACTGACGATGGTCAGAGGTTAGTAGGAGAACCAGCCCGAAGACAGGCAGTTACTAACCCCGAAAATACCATCAGTGCCATTAAGAGGAGTATGGGAACCAGCCGTAAGGTAAATATAAAAGGTAAAGAATACACTCCCCAGGAAATTTCCGCATTTATCCTGCAAAAAATAAAAAAAGACGCTGAAAGTTTCTTAGGAGAAGAAGTTAAAAAAGCAGTGATTACCGTACCTGCTTATTTTGATGATAACCAGAGGACTGCTACTAAAGATGCAGGTACCATAGCTGGTCTGGATGTGGTGAGACTGGTAAATGAACCTACTGCAGCCAGTTTAGCATATGGTATTGACCGGGAAGAGGATGAAGAATTAGAAATCCTTGTATTTGATTTTGGAGGAGGTACTCTTGATGTTACCATAATGGACTTTGGAGGAGGAGTTTTTGAAGTTCGATCCACCAGTGGTGATACTAAATTAGGTGGAACCGATATGGATAACGCCATTATGAAGTACCTGGCTGATGAATTCAAAAAGGAAACTGGTATTGACCTCATGGTAGATGACCAGGCTGTGCAAAGGCTAAGGGAAGCTGCAGAAAAAGCAAAAATAGAATTATCCACCACCCTCACTACCGAAATAAACCTTCCCTTTATTACGGTAGCAGCTGATGGTCCTAAAAACTTAATTCAGACTTTAAGTCGGGCAAAACTGGAAGAATTGGTTAACCCCATCATTAAAAAATGTTCCGGGCCCATGGAACAGGCTTTAGCTGATGCTAAAATGAGTAAATCTGATGTGGATAAAATCATTCTGGTAGGTGGACCTACCCGTATGCCTGTAGTTCAGAAATTTGTGGAAGACTTTGTAGGAAAACCTGTAGAACGTGGAATTGACCCTATGGAATGTGTGGCCATGGGTGCTGCTATTCAAGGTGGAGTGCTGGCTGGAGAAATTAAAGATCTGGTTTTACTGGATGTTACCCCCTTATCTTTGGGTATAGAAACCATGGGAGGAGTAGCCACCAAGCTGATAGAAAGGAATACCACCATACCTGCTAAAAAGAGTCAGATATTTTCCACAGCAGCTGATAATCAAACATCAGTAGATATTCATGTCCTTCAGGGTGAAAGACCTATGGCTGCCGATAATTCTACTCTGGGTAGATTCCAGTTAGTGGGAATACCCCCGGCCCCTCGAGGTATCCCTCAGATTGAAGTGAGTTTTGATATTGATGCTAATGGTATCATGAATGTATCTGCCAAAGACATGGGAACCGGTAAAGAACAGGCCATTACCATTACTGCACCTAATAAATTATCTGACGATGAAATAGAACAAAAAGTCAAAGAAGCAGAAATACATGCTGAAGAGGATAAGAAGAAACAGGAAGAAATCGAAGTGCGTAACAATGCAGATTCCATGATCTACACTTCTGAAAAGACCCTGGAAGAACTGGGAGATAAAGTGGATTCTGATAAAAAAGAGTCTGTAGAAAAATTAGTGGCAGAGCTTCGAGAAATGGTAGCTGGAGATGATATTCCAGCCATAAAAGCCAAAACAGAAGAGTTAACCAAATTGGTACAGGAAATAGGTGCCGCCATATACCAGCAAGCTCAGCAAGAACAGGCTCAACAGCAGGGTGAAGCAGGATCACAAGAAGAACCTAAAACTGAAGATGAACCTATTGACGCCGATTATGAGGTTAAGGATTAAATTAAAAGGTGAAATAATCACCTTAATTTATTATTTTTTTATATTGAATTAAGCAACATATGGACTAAAATCATTTTATACTTCAGTAAACTATAATTACTATTTACCGTGATTAATATTAATTTATGATTCATATCATTCTAATTATTAAAATAATTCATCCCCAATCAATCTAATTCAGGTGAAAAATATATGGTAGAAAAGCGTGATTATTATGAGGTTCTGGGCGTAGATAAAGGATCCGATAAAAAAGAGATAAAAAAGGCCTATAGAAAACTGGCTATGAAGTATCATCCAGATGTAAGTGATGATGCTGAAGCAGCAGATAAATTCAAAGAAATCAGTGAAGCCTATGCTGTACTATCTGATGAAGAAAAAAGAAGTACTTATGATCAGTTTGGACACTCCGGGATGAATGGATTTTCCCAGGAAGATATTTTCAATAACATCAACTTTGATGATATTTTCCGGGGTTTTGGATTTGATGTTGGAAATATTTTTGATATTTTTGGATTTGGAGGGGGTCACCGGCAGGGACCGCAAAGAGGTAGAGATGTCTACTATGACATGGAAATAGCTCTTGAAGACGCAGCTGCCGGTTTAGAAACCGATATTCAGGTCCCTCATACTAAAACCTGTCCGGTCTGTGATGGTTCCCGGGCTGAGCCCGGTACCGGTACCCGTCAATGTGAAAATTGTGGTGGAAGCGGGCAGGTACGGCAAATAAACAACACCTTCCTGGGTCAGATGGTAAATATACGCCCCTGTCCTACCTGTCAGGGGGAAGGAAATATTGTGGAAGAACCATGCAAAAACTGTCATGGGCAGGGAATTGTAAAACAAACCAGTAGTATCCATATCAAAATACCCCCAGGTGTTGAAACCGGTTCCCGATTAAGAGTACCTGGTGAAGGAGAAGTGGGACCCCATAATGGTCCTCCTGGTGATCTTTATGTTATGATAACTGTAAAAGATCACAAATTATTCCAGAGAGAAGGGGCCAATCTGTACTATGAAAAACAAATAAGCTTTGTCCAGGCCGCTCTGGGAGATAATGTGGAAATTCCCACTTTGGAAAGACCAGTTGATTTCAAAATACCCTCAGGAACCCAAAGTGGAACTACCTTTAGATTGAAAGGTCAGGGAATGCCCCATCTACGTTGGAGCGGTAAAGGAAATCTTTATGTGAAAGTTAAGGTTGTTACTCCCCGTAAACTAAATCCCAAACAGAAGGAGTTATTGCAGGAATTTGCAGATATTAGTGGGGATGAAATAAAAAGTGATGATAAAGGATTCTTTGACAAGGTTAAGGATGCCATCAGTCATTGAATAATATAGCTTTATACTTCTATTAAAAAGAAGATAAAAGCTAAACCCCTTATTTAATTTTAGTTGTTTTTAATTAAAATAGTAGGGTTTTCTAAATCCATTAATTGATGTTACGATATGCACATATATCGCAACATTCTAATCTAATTCATCAGAAAACCTAAATTTAATTCTTTTAAACTTATTTTATTACACTGTATCCGGATAGTTAAAAATAGAATTTAATTAATTAACTTTTTTTTGTTTTTAAATCCGGGGCATTATTATATTTCAAAAAATAATGGAAAAATAAGGAAGCTACACCCAGCTTTAATAACCCTGAGAGTGAATTTTCTAAAGTTAAACCCATATTAAATGAGGAATAAATGGATTCTAATCCAATTATAAGGGAAAAAAGACCAATGATGAAAAAAGAAATTGGTTTTTTAACAAGCCGGGTCAATATGCCTGAATAAAGTGGCTCAAGAGCACTTAAAAAAGTTAAACTCCCTATAATAGAACTGATAATAGACCCTATAAATCCTAAACCGGCTATTAAAGGAATGAGTAGTGGATTTATAATCACCAGAATTACGATTAAAGCAGCGAATAACAGCCGGAATCTGCTTTCTTTTTCCAATTTTTGTTCCATGTCATGGAATAGATTCTTGCTTCTTTTTTTATTATTTTTAAGGTCCTTTTTGATTTTATTAACTATATTACTTAATTTTTTCAATAGGGAAGACATAAACTCCATGAATTAAAATTATCTTGAAAGGGGATAAATTTATGGCCAATAGGACTAATATATAATCACCGCAAAAATGATTATTAGTGGAATTTATTTCTAAAAAAGAGGGAGTAATATGACTGAAAATGATGATAAAAAGTTGGTGGTGCCCCCTACTCAGGAGAATAAACAAAAATGCCTTTGTCCGGATTGCCCCTCCTATAACCAGTGCATGCAGGATAAGGGAGAAGTTTTATTTTGCAGTTCTGGTGCAACCAGCTGTGAGCTGGAAAAATGGGGTTGTCCCTGTGTAAGATGTCCAGTGCAGTTAGAATATCATAATATTGGTTTATTTTACAGCGAAAAAGGGGCTCTAAAGAAATAAAAGCCATTATTTAGGAGTTAACTTTAAAAAAATCTAAAATTAGCCTTAATAGTGATACTTCTTAAAATTAAAGAGTGATGGCATGCCGGGAGTAACCCACCTCCTGTTTCGGCAGCATTCATCTAGGCGGACTACCTCTGCCTCATACAGTTTTCATCAGCAGCATTTGCCCTTGCATCCCACGGATTGGCCGTTTCACCGTTCCTTTTAGTGTCTTTCTGCTTCTTTAGATGAAGCTTCATTTTCATTCACCAAAAGACGTTTCGTTTCTGCTCCAGAGTCCAGCTTCTCAGCAGGTGCCTCACAGCACCGTGGATCTGTGTGATGGGTGGAGTTTCCTCAGTTTGAACCCTTACGGGAAACCGGTGGCTGCCCTTCGGCTTGCCATCAATCTAAAACCTTAAATTAGTATATTCTCTATTAAAATTGCAGGTTTATAAATGTTACTTCTATTTTAAAATTCCTGCTTATAGTTGATCTTTCAGGATTTACAGTTTATGATAAAAAGTAATGAACTTAAAGTAATATATAAAAGGATTAAAACTAAAAAGATCATTGCACCGTAATTATTTTAAATGGATTTAGTTATTTTAAAAATAATAAGAAAAATAGCGGGGCCTAGATTTGAACTAGGGCTCTCGGGGTTATGAGCCCCGCGGGATCACCAGACTACCCCACCCCGCTGTAACTTAACATTAGTGGTATTCCTATATAAAGCTTTGCCCCATGAATCATAAAATTAGAAAAAATTGAAGAAATTATTCTTCAGGTTCTTCCAGAGCTTTCAGTCTCTCATCAATAGAATCCAGTTTTTTATTGGTAAATCCGCGATATTCATTGAATCTTTTTTCCAGTGAGTCGATATCCCTGGTAACCACATTCATTCGTTTTTCCAGGCCTTCAATATCAGTTTTGGTGGCTAATGACCAGTCTTCTATTAATTCATCACTTTTTTCATCTAGAAAAGCGTCAATTTTATTGGATAAAATATCGGTACTGATAGGAACATCTTTTACTTTGCCCATTATTTTATCACTTACTCCAGATACTTTTTCTCCTACTCCTGACATTTTTTCACCAACACCTGAGAATTTTTCACTTGCTTCAGAAACAGTTTCCTGTCCACTAACCTTATCTCCTAATTCATATACCTGGCTTTTCATCTTGCCCATGCCTGCATAGCCATTATTTTGCAGATAATAATACAGTAGCACTACTATGGCACCGGCTAAAATCAGTATGGCTAAAAGTTCTATGGGAGTCATTAATTATTCCTCCTTAATTTTTTTAGTATTTTTATCCAGCTTTTTTTCTTTTTCTTCAATTTCGTTTAATAGTTTTTGAAGTTTTTTAAATTCACTTTGAGCTTCCAGACGGGCCAGTCGTTCACTGATTTCACTATGTAAAAATCCCACCTCGTGCATAAGATCAGAGGTATTTTTCCGAATTTGGGATAGTTTTTCCTGCTGGTCTTTAGGAAGAGGTATGGTGGTTTCCATCAGCCTTTTAGATTCTAAATCCTTCTCAACCATGGAAATTTTTTTAAGTTCTATCTGCCTATCCATGATAAGAACATCGTTTTGAGTTTCCCTCACCTTTCTCCACTGGACTACCACTACAATTATTGCTATTAAAGCAATTATTCCTATGGCCAATAGAAAAATATTTTGGGGTATTGCTAATAATTCAGCCATTTTTAATTCCCTCCCTTTACTTTTTATTGTAGAAGATATATAAAAATTGCCATAAAGTTGATACTTACTTAATCCCTGTTTTATAAATATTTAGAATAATAATTTTAAATCTATTCCTTTGATTTATAAATGATTTACAATAAATGCCAGATTGAATTTTAAAATTAAGAGAAATTTGTGATATTTATGTTAGAATCTTATGAAAAAGCCGGTGAAATCGTCTCAGAAGTAAGAGATGACGCAGTTAAACTAATTAAAGATGGGATGCCAGTTATAGATTTGATAAATTTTGTAGAAAGTCAGATAATTGAACGGGGCGGGGCACCTGCTTTCCCATGTAATGTTTCAATTAATGAAATAACTGCCCATTATAGCTCTCCTTTTAATGATAAATTGTTGATCGAAGCAGGTGATCTACTTAAATTAGACCTGGGAGCCCATATTAATGGTTACATTGCAGATACAGCTACCAGTATTCTGGTTCCAGGATATGAAGAATTAAATAAAGAGGAATACCCGGAAGAAAAAGTTCATCACCATGAAAAAATGATTGATGCTTCTCATGAAGCACTGCTAAATGCCATCAGTACCATAAAAGACGGAGTTGAAGTGGGAAAAATTGGTGCAGTGGTGGAAGAAACCATTAAAAGTCACGGATTTAATCCGGTGGCCAATTTAACCGGCCATAGTATGGACCAATGGATACTGCACTCTGGTTTGTCCATACCAAATGTAAAGGAAAAGAATAGCCATAAGCTAGAGGAAGGGGATGTTCTGGCCATTGAACCATTTGCCACCGACGGGGTAGGATTAGTTACTGATTTAACACCCACCTACATATTCCGGTTTTTAAGAGATCGGCCTTTACGTATGGTTTATGCTCAAAAAGTGTTAAAAACAATTAAATCACAGTACAAAGTTCTCCCCTTTAGTCCGCGCTGGTTGACTCCTGGTTTTGATGAAAAAAGATTAAATGCAGCCATGCGACTGTTAATTCAGTCCCGGGCAATATATCCCTATCACGTTTTAAGAGAGAAAACCGGGGCCTGGGTAAGTCAGAGTGAACATACAGT
This genomic interval carries:
- a CDS encoding ArsR/SmtB family transcription factor, which translates into the protein MTENSFDEMDIEAILDVMGCRTRREIITLLREEPRFVSQISKELEIGQKAIIEHLRAMESLGILRSSFKKIERGRPRKYYDMSRDITVNIIINQTSFEVDITEKALSRKQLPSGEEWSKLLNIEKRIRMGQWEAIEELKSLIRLYETLKKRAEDLLLEIEGSKDD
- the hypF gene encoding carbamoyltransferase HypF, whose product is MVKARILVEGIVQGVGFRPTVYRLAKKSNLPGYVRNLGNIVEIVLEGNTPAIEKFVKNLKSRAPPISKISSLKVEWLDNEESYLDFEIRESSSDFSGSSVIPSDVATCAACLEELHQENNRRYHYPFTACADCGPRFTVIQSVPYDRERTSMETFPLCPSCEKEYRDVENRRYHAEATCCSECGPSVFLYKEQKLEVDNPVKKAAQLLDKGKILAIKGIGGTHLVCNVNQEDVVIEMRKRLGRFNQPFACMSPDLKTVQTFAQVSKLEQKALESRRRPIVVLKKSENYDFAPSVAPDLHNIGIMLAYSGLHHLLFSHSSQPAYIMTSANLPGEPMLIHNHEIMENLEGVADYFLLHDREIINRCDDSVVRFRGDDMAFIRRSRGYAPEPYDLSSLTQDLTVLALGPEIDVTFSLLKQGRCYLSQHIGDTTKYATYLYLQEAIEYLLDITKTETVDMVACDLHPQFFTTQLAEKLSEKFSCPVLPVQHHHAHAAALSVDVNESEMICIAADGVGYGADGSAWGGEILYTNEDSYQRLGSLMPQKMAGGDLCTRYPARMLYSMLENQYSEADLYELMVNNYKEYFPRGKPEIDILKQQLDREFNVGITSSTGRVLDAISTSLHICGERTYEGECAMKLESVAFYGEEKFQIPFEIKKDQGRYVLDTSVLLKGVMDKIQAGEMKKNIAFAAQKSLSHGLAALAIKSADKKGLEVIGGSGGVFYNEAISLAIKNYVETRGYKFVQHQSSCAGDGSVSLGQAAIAAYKYGK
- the dnaJ gene encoding molecular chaperone DnaJ, whose amino-acid sequence is MVEKRDYYEVLGVDKGSDKKEIKKAYRKLAMKYHPDVSDDAEAADKFKEISEAYAVLSDEEKRSTYDQFGHSGMNGFSQEDIFNNINFDDIFRGFGFDVGNIFDIFGFGGGHRQGPQRGRDVYYDMEIALEDAAAGLETDIQVPHTKTCPVCDGSRAEPGTGTRQCENCGGSGQVRQINNTFLGQMVNIRPCPTCQGEGNIVEEPCKNCHGQGIVKQTSSIHIKIPPGVETGSRLRVPGEGEVGPHNGPPGDLYVMITVKDHKLFQREGANLYYEKQISFVQAALGDNVEIPTLERPVDFKIPSGTQSGTTFRLKGQGMPHLRWSGKGNLYVKVKVVTPRKLNPKQKELLQEFADISGDEIKSDDKGFFDKVKDAISH
- a CDS encoding nucleotide exchange factor GrpE; the encoded protein is MWDDKDIKKLKAELKEKESLIEEKDSALQEALVQIEEMEKKLKKNEEELNKEEEKSSEYYSQLQRIHADFDNYKKHSAKQHAHTIDYATEGLILKILDVYQDFERALESCQTEKDLREGLELIYSKLKTILEKEGLKEIPAQGEKFDPFKHEALMAEDHSEFENGMVIDELSKGYILKDKVIKYSMVKVCKKNDS
- a CDS encoding DUF2769 domain-containing protein is translated as MTENDDKKLVVPPTQENKQKCLCPDCPSYNQCMQDKGEVLFCSSGATSCELEKWGCPCVRCPVQLEYHNIGLFYSEKGALKK
- the map gene encoding type II methionyl aminopeptidase, which encodes MLESYEKAGEIVSEVRDDAVKLIKDGMPVIDLINFVESQIIERGGAPAFPCNVSINEITAHYSSPFNDKLLIEAGDLLKLDLGAHINGYIADTATSILVPGYEELNKEEYPEEKVHHHEKMIDASHEALLNAISTIKDGVEVGKIGAVVEETIKSHGFNPVANLTGHSMDQWILHSGLSIPNVKEKNSHKLEEGDVLAIEPFATDGVGLVTDLTPTYIFRFLRDRPLRMVYAQKVLKTIKSQYKVLPFSPRWLTPGFDEKRLNAAMRLLIQSRAIYPYHVLREKTGAWVSQSEHTVIVEKEGCQIITE
- the dnaK gene encoding molecular chaperone DnaK, whose protein sequence is MANKKEKIIGIDLGTSNSAAAVLVGGKPTMVPAAEGASQYGKAFPSYVAFTDDGQRLVGEPARRQAVTNPENTISAIKRSMGTSRKVNIKGKEYTPQEISAFILQKIKKDAESFLGEEVKKAVITVPAYFDDNQRTATKDAGTIAGLDVVRLVNEPTAASLAYGIDREEDEELEILVFDFGGGTLDVTIMDFGGGVFEVRSTSGDTKLGGTDMDNAIMKYLADEFKKETGIDLMVDDQAVQRLREAAEKAKIELSTTLTTEINLPFITVAADGPKNLIQTLSRAKLEELVNPIIKKCSGPMEQALADAKMSKSDVDKIILVGGPTRMPVVQKFVEDFVGKPVERGIDPMECVAMGAAIQGGVLAGEIKDLVLLDVTPLSLGIETMGGVATKLIERNTTIPAKKSQIFSTAADNQTSVDIHVLQGERPMAADNSTLGRFQLVGIPPAPRGIPQIEVSFDIDANGIMNVSAKDMGTGKEQAITITAPNKLSDDEIEQKVKEAEIHAEEDKKKQEEIEVRNNADSMIYTSEKTLEELGDKVDSDKKESVEKLVAELREMVAGDDIPAIKAKTEELTKLVQEIGAAIYQQAQQEQAQQQGEAGSQEEPKTEDEPIDADYEVKD